The following proteins are encoded in a genomic region of Trypanosoma brucei gambiense DAL972 chromosome 8, complete sequence:
- a CDS encoding 60S ribosomal protein L7a, putative gives MAGKEVKKAVKPTKKAGVPYKKPEVTQKKAKASAAAPSPFVARPKDFGIGRDVPYARDLSRFMRWPTFVTMQRKKRVLQRRLKVPPALNQFTKVLDRSSRNELLKLVKKYAPETRKARRDRLTKVAEEKKKNPKGTVSTKAPLCVVSGLQEVTRTIEKKTARLVLIANNVDPIELVLWMPTLCRANKIPYAIVKDKARLGDAIGRKTATCVAFTDVNAEDQAALKNLTRSVNARFLARSDVIRRQWGGLQLSLRSRAELRKKRARTAGNDAAAKAA, from the coding sequence ATGGCCGGCAAGGAGGTGAAGAAGGCTGTAAAGCCCACCAAAAAGGCTGGGGTCCCGTACAAGAAACCTGAGGTTACCCAGAAAAAGGCAAAGGCTTCTGCTGCAGCACCATCACCCTTCGTGGCGCGCCCGAAGGATTTTGGTATCGGGCGTGATGTCCCTTATGCTCGTGACCTTTCACGATTCATGCGGTGGCCCACGTTCGTGACGATGCAGCGTAAGAAGCGCGTGCTACAGCGACGCTTGAAGGTACCCCCGGCGCTGAACCAATTCACAAAGGTGCTTGACCGCTCCAGTCGCAACGAGCTGCTGAAGTTGGTTAAGAAGTACGCCCCGGAAACCCGAAAGGCGCGTAGGGATCGTTTGACAAAAGTtgcagaggaaaagaagaagaacccCAAGGGGACCGTGTCAACGAAAGCCCCTCTCTGCGTTGTGAGTGGTCTGCAGGAGGTGACGCGCACAATTGAAAAGAAGACGGCGCGCCTTGTGCTCATCGCCAACAACGTGGATCCTATTGAGTTGGTGTTATGGATGCCGACTCTGTGCCGCGCCAACAAGATTCCGTACGCCATCGTGAAGGACAAGGCACGCCTGGGTGATGCGATTGGTCGCAAAACCGCCACGTGTGTTGCCTTTACTGACGTCAACGCGGAGGACCAGGCTGCGCTGAAGAACCTTACTCGCTCTGTGAATGCCCGCTTCCTTGCTCGCAGTGACGTTATCCGTCGCCAATGGGGAGGTCTGCAGCTGTCGCTCCGGTCTCGCGCTGAACTGCGCAAGAAGCGTGCTCGCACTGCTGGAAATGATGCCGCCGCTAAAGCCGCTTAG
- a CDS encoding ADP/ATP mitochondrial translocase, putative has product MVGGDGEEPGLQRQAKRALGDPLPLDNGMESEAPNDFSNDPSDNISVQSLQVACVQKCCLCTIVAPLDRIKFVMQCQKELQRTGVLDRTFRSSWHCFRCIHSIEGIRSFWRGNLVQVGSLLPVTAAHMLLGGPMQMWVYNNFPRAFPFGHSAATYASILCGALAVSAVSYPLEFARFRLAVDLRRSPCDLYDYRHSLAFFAQSVFSEAPHLLYAGFGLYVTGSIIYGVMYTGLTQQVLSRLPSEPEGYTATVVQVGAGVGVSAVSTLGLHPLDTMRRRMMIAVTMDGLRYASARHCFHHILSTEGIAGFYRGAAFTMVRMVYISSLYMWFLPAA; this is encoded by the coding sequence ATGGTTGGTGGCGATGGTGAGGAGCCCGGGCTCCAGCGGCAGGCGAAACGTGCATTGGGGGATCCACTTCCTCTGGATAATGGGATGGAGTCTGAGGCACCCAACGACTTTAGTAACGATCCATCTGACAACATATCGGTGCAGTCCCTCCAGGTGGCGTGTGTTCAGAAGTGTTGCTTATGTACTATAGTCGCTCCACTTGATCGTATTAAGTTTGTTATGCAGTGCCAGAAGGAACTGCAGCGCACGGGTGTTCTTGATCGTACTTTCCGCAGTTCATGGCACTGCTTCCGTTGCATTCATTCTATCGAGGGGATTCGTAGTTTCTGGCGTGGTAATCTTGTTCAAGTAGGGTCGTTGCTTCCCGTTACCGCTGCGCACATGCTTCTTGGGGGCCCGATGCAGATGTGGGTATACAACAATTTCCCACGGGCTTTCCCATTCGGGCATTCGGCCGCCACATATGCATCAATTCTATGCGGCGCGTTGGCTGTTTCTGCGGTGTCATACCCGCTGGAGTTTGCACGTTTCCGCCTTGCGGTGGATTTGAGGCGTAGTCCGTGTGATCTTTATGATTATCGCCACAGTTTGGCCTTCTTTGCCCAATCTGTGTTTAGTGAGGCCCCACATCTCCTTTACGCGGGTTTTGGCCTCTATGTAACCGGAAGTATAATATACGGCGTCATGTACACGGGCTTGACGCAGCAGGTTCTCTCGCGACTACCATCCGAGCCCGAGGGTTACACGGCGACTGTGGTGCAAGTGGGCGCAGGTGTCGGTGTCTCGGCAGTATCGACATTAGGTTTGCATCCCCTCGACACGATGAGGCGCCGTATGATGATCGCGGTTACGATGGACGGGCTTCGCTATGCTTCGGCACGGCACTGCTTCCATCACATACTTTCGACGGAGGGGATCGCCGGATTTTATCGTGGGGCTGCGTTCACGATGGTGCGCATGGTTTATATATCGTCACTCTATATGTGGTTTTTACCGGCTGCCTGA
- a CDS encoding 60S ribosomal protein L7a, putative, translating to MAGKEVKKAVKPTKKAGVPYKKPEVTQKKAKASAAAPSPFVARPKDFGIGRDVPYARDLSRFMRWPTFVTMQRKKRVLQRRLKVPPALNQFTKVLDRSSRNELLKLVKKYAPETRKARRDRLTKVAEEKKKNPKGTVSTKAPLCVVSGLQEVTRTIEKKTARLVLIANNVDPIELVLWMPTLCRANKIPYAIVKDKARLGDAIGRKTATCVAFTDVNAEDQAALKNLTRSVNARFLARSDVIRRQWGGLQLSLRSRAELRKKRARTAGNDAAAKAA from the coding sequence atggcCGGCAAGGAGGTGAAGAAGGCTGTAAAGCCCACCAAAAAGGCTGGGGTCCCGTACAAGAAACCTGAGGTTACCCAGAAAAAGGCAAAGGCTTCTGCTGCAGCACCATCACCCTTCGTGGCGCGCCCGAAGGATTTTGGTATCGGGCGTGATGTCCCTTATGCTCGTGACCTTTCACGATTCATGCGGTGGCCCACGTTCGTGACGATGCAGCGTAAGAAGCGCGTGCTACAGCGACGCTTGAAGGTACCCCCGGCGCTGAACCAATTCACAAAGGTGCTTGACCGCTCCAGTCGCAACGAGCTGCTGAAGTTGGTTAAGAAGTACGCCCCGGAAACCCGAAAGGCGCGTAGGGATCGTTTGACAAAAGTtgcagaggaaaagaagaagaacccCAAGGGGACCGTGTCAACGAAAGCCCCTCTCTGCGTTGTGAGTGGTCTGCAGGAGGTGACGCGCACAATTGAAAAGAAGACGGCGCGCCTTGTGCTCATCGCCAACAACGTGGATCCTATTGAGTTGGTGTTATGGATGCCGACTCTGTGCCGCGCCAACAAGATTCCGTACGCCATCGTGAAGGACAAGGCACGCCTGGGTGATGCGATTGGTCGCAAAACCGCCACGTGTGTTGCCTTTACTGACGTCAACGCGGAGGACCAGGCTGCGCTGAAGAACCTTACTCGCTCTGTGAATGCCCGCTTCCTTGCTCGCAGTGACGTTATCCGTCGCCAATGGGGAGGTCTGCAGCTGTCGCTCCGGTCTCGCGCTGAACTGCGCAAGAAGCGTGCTCGCACTGCTGGAAATGATGCCGCCGCTAAAGCCGCTTAG